Proteins from a single region of Pungitius pungitius chromosome 4, fPunPun2.1, whole genome shotgun sequence:
- the LOC119194805 gene encoding testis-specific serine/threonine-protein kinase 2 — protein MELCVKGDLLKHIDVEGALPEDSGCRLFTQLCNAVQYLHNSDVAHRDLKCENTLLDTHFNLKVCDFGFSKRITYAGGHMILSKTFCGTSSYAAPEILRSSPYNPKVSDVWSMGVMLFMMLFAVMPFDSSSIKKMLKIQIQHDISFPGIRSVSSDAKDLIHRILHPVAEDRITIGNILKSSWILRDMKLEDEEVATTSNASPEKEETPKEKGTEEDKLSKAIKEPVDEPSPADKT, from the coding sequence ATGGAGTTATGTGTGAAAGGAGACCTCCTGAAGCATATCGATGTAGAGGGGGCCCTACCTGAAGATTCAGGCTGTAGGCTTTTCACGCAGCTCTGCAATGCGGTCCAATATCTTCACAACAGTGACGTGGCTCACAGAGACCTGAAATGTGAAAACACGCTGCTGGACACGCATTTTAACCTCAAAGTGTGTGACTTTGGGTTCAGTAAGAGGATTACTTACGCCGGTGGGCATATGATACTGAGTAAAACCTTCTGTGGCACCTCGTCGTATGCAGCACCTGAGATTCTGAGAAGTTCACCGTACAACCCCAAAGTGTCTGACGTGTGGAGCATGGGTGTCATGCTGTTCATGATGCTCTTTGCTGTAATGCCCTTTGATTCCAGCAGCATTAAGAAGATGTTGAAAATTCAAATTCAGCATGACATCAGCTTCCCCGGCATCAGGTCCGTTTCATCTGACGCAAAGGACCTCATCCACAGGATCCTGCACCCTGTTGCGGAGGACAGAATTACAATCGGCAACATTTTGAAGAGTTCCTGGATTTTGCGGGACATGAagttggaggacgaggaggtggcCACCACATCAAACGCCAGCCCTGAGAAGGAAGAAACTCCAAAGGAAAAGGGAACAGAGGAAGATAAACTTTCAAAAGCCATCAAAGAACCGGTGGACGAACCGTCACCTGCTGACAAAActtga